CCCCGAGGAAGGGAGGTGGGACGGGGGAGGGGGACTGGAAAGCGGAAACTTTCCTATAAAACTTCGAAAAGTCCCTCCTCCTCACGTCAGGCCAATGACACTGCTGCCCCCAAACTTTCCGCCTGCACGGAGGTATAAGAGCCTCCAAGTCTGCAGCTCTCGCCCAACTCCCAGACACCTCGCGGGCTCTGCAGCACCGGCACCGTTTCCAGGAGGCCAGGCGGGGTGTGCGTCCAGCCGTTGGGCGCTTTCTTTTTGGACCTCGGGGCCATCCACACcgtcccctccccctcccgcctCCCTCCCCGCCTCCCCCGCGCGCCCTCCCCGCGGAGGTCTCTCCCGTCCGTCCTCTTGCTCCCTCCTCCGCGGGCCGCACCGCCCGGGCCGGCGCCGCGCGCGGGGGAAGCTGGCGGGCTGAGGCGCCCCGCTCTTCTCCTCTTCCCCGGGCTGCCCCTCTGCCCCGGGCCCGCGAGGCCACGCGTCCCCCACTCGAGAGATGATGCAGGACGTGTCCAGCTCTCCAGTCTCGCCGGCCGAcgacagcctgagcaacagcgaGGAAGAGCCAGACCGGCAGCAGCCGCCGAGCGGCAAGCGCGGGGGACGCAAGCGGCGCAGCAGCCGGCGCAGCGCGGGCGGCGGCGCGGGGCCCGGCGGAGCCGCGAGCGGGGGCGTCGGAGGCGGCGACGAGCCGGGCAGCCCGGCCCAGGGCAAGCGCGGCAAGAAGTCTGCGGGCTgtggcggcggcggtggcggcggcgcgggcggcggcggcagcagcagcggcggcggGAGCCCGCAGTCTTACGAGGAGCTGCAGACGCAGCGGGTCATGGCCAACGTGCGGGAGCGCCAGCGCACCCAGTCGCTGAACGAGGCGTTCGCCGCGCTGCGGAAGATCATCCCCACGCTGCCCTCGGACAAGCTGAGCAAGATTCAGACCCTCAAGCTGGCGGCCAGGTACATCGACTTTCTCTACCAGGTCCTCCAGAGCGACGAGCTGGACTCCAAGATGGCAAGCTGCAGCTATGTGGCTCACGAGCGGCTCAGCTACGCCTTCTCGGTCTGGAGGATGGAGGGGGCCTGGTCCATGTCCGCGTCCCACTAGCAGGCggagccccccaccccctcagcAGGGCCGGAGACCTAGGTAAGGACCGCGCCGCTGCACCCCTTCGCCTCTCAGGTGGCAGACGGACGGACGGCCAGGCCGCGGTTCCCAGTCCACCTCGatttcctcccttctcccactcTCCTCTCAGCCTTCCCACCTCACTTGGCACCGTTGCCTCGCGCCCCCAGCGTCCCCGAAGGCCGGTCTGACCCCGCTAGGGAGAGCAGTCTCCAGGGGGATGCGCCctggtgaggggtgtgtgtgcgcGTGAGTGTGCGTGACAGGAGGGAAGACAGAGACACCCAGGGTCACGGGTAAGGACCGTTTTGCCAGCGCCACCCTTTCTTTCGGCTTTCAATTTTTGTtctctttaaaacaaatgttttaaaacaaattccacctcctcctcctttccaccCACCCACTTCCTCTTGCCCTTGGGCTGAAATCCTTCCAGGTTGTTCAGCTTAATTTCTCAGTGGTGGTGATAAGAACAGTGCTCACTAGTCTTAGAAA
This window of the Pongo abelii isolate AG06213 chromosome 6, NHGRI_mPonAbe1-v2.0_pri, whole genome shotgun sequence genome carries:
- the TWIST1 gene encoding twist-related protein 1 isoform X2, with the protein product MMQDVSSSPVSPADDSLSNSEEEPDRQQPPSGKRGGRKRRSSRRSAGGGAGPGGAASGGVGGGDEPGSPAQGKRGKKSAGCGGGGGGGAGGGGSSSGGGSPQSYEELQTQRVMANVRERQRTQSLNEAFAALRKIIPTLPSDKLSKIQTLKLAARCHCFQRRRKWTV
- the TWIST1 gene encoding twist-related protein 1 isoform X1; translated protein: MMQDVSSSPVSPADDSLSNSEEEPDRQQPPSGKRGGRKRRSSRRSAGGGAGPGGAASGGVGGGDEPGSPAQGKRGKKSAGCGGGGGGGAGGGGSSSGGGSPQSYEELQTQRVMANVRERQRTQSLNEAFAALRKIIPTLPSDKLSKIQTLKLAARYIDFLYQVLQSDELDSKMASCSYVAHERLSYAFSVWRMEGAWSMSASH